The genome window CTAGAGGGGGCAGTGGAGGGCTCCCGAGCCCCTGATGCAGCCTTGCTGCTCCTCGACAGCGTAGCTGAAGATCTTGGTGTCAGAAACAACATCGCTGATGGTGGTGGACAGGGACCTGCTGGCCTGCTTTTGGCTGTATGGTAGGTGATCTCAGTGGAGTGGTGTCTGAGAGGCCTCGTGATTCCTCCCGGTGAGAGTGCGAGGCTGTACCATGCTGAGACCATCCCCAGCTCTGCCAACTTGCTCTGTCTGTAATGTGAGCAGGGAGACGGCGGAGACGACAGAATATGATAGGGCCACAGAATACGAGAGGGCCTCCACCTCTTGCTGGAAGGGGCCCCTCAGAAGGACACAATTTAATAACGTGTGTGTGTTGGAAAAGTAACATAAAGACCGCTTGAATCATGACTTTTGAGATGACTGAGTTTTATTCTTTCTGGGGCCAGCTGGAATAAGAACCAGTTCTATCCCAGGTGTGAGTTGAACATCCCAAATTTGAAACtgaaaatgctccaaaatctgaaacgtTTTGAGTGCTGACGTCATGCTCATTGGATCCTTTCAGATATGGGGTTTGGGGAGTTGAAATGTAAGTATAAATGCAAgtattccaaaattcaaaaaatggGAAGTCCTGAAGAGCTCAAGCACGTGGGATGAGGGCTACTCAGCCTCTAGCTTCCTTGTCGGCACAGCAGAGATGGGTCCCTTGCTGCTGGGGGTGCTGCTGGCTGCTTTCCGGTGTATCTATTTCATCGTGGAGATGTCTCTCTTGCTTAACTGAGGTTATAACAAAATGTATACTTATCAAACACTCTTTCAGGCCTTGAACTGATTTCATAGGACTTTTCAGGGCAGAGTTCCaaatttaagcttttaaaatgcatttttctgattGCATGACTTCCCTTCAGTCTGTGATGATTAATTACATAAAGATGACTTTCAGGATGGAGGGTCCTCTACACCGCAGGACAGTCCAGCCAGGGAAAGAACTAGGGAGCACTGAGACCCCTTTCTAGGCCAAGAAGAAAGTTCACTACATTGGATTTCTAGGGGCTCTGTCTTCTGTATCTTACAGAAGCAGTGTTAAACGAATAAGCCAACTGAGACAGCCAGTTCTCAGATTTTATTTCAGACATGAGGTTCGTGTGTATTTCTAATGTGATAGAGAAGTTTGTCTTAGAtttgctctccctctcctttgtATGACTCGGCTGGCTGGAGAGACTCTACCGTCTTCAGGGTTGGTGCCCTTCACTGATGCAGCTTCACAGCTTTTCCAGTTTGGGTCACCCTTACATTGTGGTCCTTTCTCTGGCCCTGGACTGGGCACCACTGGACAGCAGGATGGGGGCCTGGGGTGAGCACCTGTCAGTGTGGGCATGGCTGGGTGAACACACAGGGACCCTTGTGTCCTGCCCAGCCATTGTCTATGACCTACCCTGGGGATCAGAGCTTCAGGATACTCAAAAATCTTCTTAATATTACATTCCCCAGGCATCTTATGACAATTCTGTGCACATAGGGAGTGTGCCAACATTTATTGTGAAAGATATCTGGCAGACagatggagggagagaaagagacggGGAGAGTTAAACGTCTGTAGTTTCCAACTTGACACTTTTATTTCTGAGAATACTGGGAAAGGCTTTTCAGGGACAGAAAGAGTGACAGGAAGAGCAGGGCATTTACAGTAAGCAGGTAACACTATTGCGTATAATAAGTAGAACATCAGAAGATGCTGGGGATTAAGTATCATTTTACCCATCTCACTTGAGAGCTGAACACGCATTCTGTGTAAAGATAAGCCTGGTCATGTTTTGGATGGTTTTGttgtctacatttttttctttagaaagccAGAATGAAGTTGCCTTATGTGGACTCTAAGACCTCTAAGTTTCTTCCCAGTACGTTAGGGAGTGTCCATGAAGCGTTTGCCAATTTAGGCAGGATATTTGATTGTATTCTATAATGCATCTGCCGGCACTCACATCTGCCTTCCACATACTTCATTCAGTCTTTCCGCTTTGATTTTCCTTTTGCTGCATTTAGGCTGTTTGGATAATTGCTTCTCTGAGGTTTTTCAGGGTTGTAATTCTAAGAGTTTAAACAGATTTAGGAGTTGGCACCATTTGGGGTCCTGAATTCATGCTGTTGGCTGGAGCTGATTCCAGAGAAGCATCCTAACGCCTTTCTACAAATAGTTGTAACCGAATTTGAAATAATTAACTGGGAAACACTGAAAGAAAACTTGTGATCTGttaataaattagtaaaatcaCACAATCCAGTCATGCTTTCTCACTAAAAGGAGTTCTTGATGCTACTTACATTTTTTATGTTGAAAACAGGAAATTGTTGATACTCGAATGCTTTTGACCTACAGAACTAGTAACTTCGTATGGTTCAACCGATGCGTGTCAGGCCTTAATGTTTGATGGTCCCTATTGCTTGAACTGGGCTCTCCTGAGTTCTCAAAATCAGGAAAGGAATATCGAGAgggtactttaaaaaattcctaaatAATTCTGCATGTCCTATTCATCAAATTCTCCAGCAGAGAAAAATCACAACCCCTTTACAACCAAAACTGAATTCTATAATCTGAATATTGGAGAGGGAAGGGTGGTAGACTCCACTGACACGAAATAACCTTAGTGAAAAACGCACAAATATCCTCTCTTTCTGTCCTATAAACAGGAACAAGAGAATGGTGAGAGGACGCGGAAACACCTGATATCCCAGCAAAGGAAGCTGCAGAGGAAGGGTCCTGCCCCGTGAGCAAGGACGGCCTCCAGGAGCACAGCGGCTTCTCCTGACACCCCCCTGGCAGTGAATTACGGATGACCCCGTATCTGGGGAGGTGCGGACGCCGACACACGGGGAGAGCTCATGAGACCAGCGCGCAGGACCAGTGTCCTCCCCGTGACCTTGCAGTTGTGTAGCCACAAGTGGGAGCCACAAAGAAGGAGAGCCCACAGGGGGACTCTTTTCAAGACATGGGGTTAAATCGGGGCTCTGAAGTTGGGGCCACGGCTGATCTCAGCTTTCTGCGTCCTGGGGGTGCTGTGATATGATGGAATGTGAAGTGAGTGGTTGACCACGGACTCCTGAAAGGGCGCAGCAGATACCTGGTTATCCGCTACTGCAGAGACACCTGGTCAGCCGGCGTTGCAGAGAGGGACAGCTAGTCACTCAGACTACAGAGAGAGACACCTGGTCACTCAGACTGCAGAGAGACAcctggtcacccaggctgcagaaACAACCGGAGTCAACTGCAGCTCCAGTCAGTGCTGTATGTTGGCTGACGTGGTCTTGCACCGGCTGGAGATCCATTCACCAAGACTCTCTGGGCAGATTTAAAGTGATTGGGGTTCAGAAGTTCAGCAAGAGTTGGACACACCCCTCCTCactggagaggagaggggaaaggcGGGGGACGGGGAGCAGCGTGTGAGATtacccccctcacacacacacacacacacagcaaaaaaGCGTGGACACACAGAAGTGAAATCTGATCGCGTGCCAGGAAAAGCTGTGAGGCTGGAAACCCCGGAGTAACGCTCGACCTTGGCCAGACCTGCAGGCTGTGGAGCCGGGAGAGTGCGGGCGCAGCACAGCCGGGCCATGGAGCACGCGGTGGCCCCCTGCGTCCTCTACCCAGGGACGGAGCCCGGGGCTGCGGGGAAGGGCGAGAGCGAGGGCGCCGCGTCCCCGGCGCAGACACCCTGCAGTCTCAGCGCGTCCCTGTGCTTCAGCTCCGGGGAGGAGTCCCCGCCGCAGTCCCTCGCCTCAGCGGCGGAAGGCGCGGCCACCTCCCCGCCCTCCAGCGGTGGCCCGCGGGTGGTGGAGCGGCAGTGGGAGGCCGGCAGCGCGGGCGCCGCGTCCCCGGAGGAGCTCGCGTCCCCCGAGGAGCGCGCGTGCCCGGAAGAGCCCGCGGCGGCGTCCCCCGAGCCGCGCGTTTGGCTTGAGGACCCCGCGtcccccgaggagcccggagagCCCGCGCCCGTGCCCCCGGGGTTCGGGGCGGTGTACGGGGAGCCGGACCTGGTGCTGGAGGTGTCCGGGCGCCGGCTGCGCGCGCACAAGGCTGTGCTGGCGGCGCGCAGCGACTACTTCCGCGCGCGCGCGTCGCGGGACGTGCTGCGGGTGCAGGGGGTGAGCCTGGCGGCGCTGCGGCTCCTCCTGGCCGACGCCTACAGTGGGCGCATGGCGGGCGTGCGGCCCGACAACGTGGCCGAGGTGGTGGCCGGCGCGCGCCGCCTGCAGCTGCCCGGCGCCGCGCAGCGCGCCACCGACGCCGTGGGGCCGCAGCTGAGTCTGGCCAACTGCTACGAGGTCCTGAGCGCGGCCAAGCGGCAGCGGCTGAACGAGCTGCGCGACGCCGCCTACTGCTTCATGAGCGACCACTACCTGGAGGTGCTGCGCGAGCCCGCCGTGTTCGGCCGCCTGTCGGGCGCCGAGCGGGACCTGCTGCTGCGCCGCCGCCTGCGCGCCGGCCGCGCCCACCTCTTGGCCGCGGCGCTGGGGCCGGCGGGGGAGCGCGCGGGCAGCCGGCCGCAGAGCCCCTCGGGGGACGCGGACGCGCGCGGGGACGCGGCCGTCTACTGCTTCCACGAGGCGGCCGGAGAGTGGCGCGAGCTGACGCGGCTGCCCGAGGGCGCGCCGGCGCGGGGCTGCGGCCTGTGTGTCCTCTACAACTACCTCTTCGTGGCGGGCGGTGTGGCGCCCGCGGGCCCCGACGGCCGCGCGCGCCCGTCAGACCAGGTCTTCTGCTACAACCCGGCCACAGACACCTGGAGCGCCGTGAGGCCCCTGCGCCAGGCGCGCTCGCAGCTGCGGCTGCTGGCCCTGGACGGCCACCTCTACGCCGTGGGCGGCGAGTGCCTGCTCAGCGTGGAGCGCTACGACCCGCGCGCTGACCGCTGGGCCCCCGTCGCGCCGCTGCCCCGGGGCGCCTTCGCCGTGGCGCACGAGGCCACCACCTGCCACGGCGAGATCTACGTGTCCGGGGGCTCGCTCTTCTACCGCCTGCTCAAGTACGACCCGCGGCGCGACGAGTGGCAGGAGTGCCCGTGCAGCAGCAGCCGCGAGCGCTCGGCCGACATGGTGGCTCTCGACGGCTTCATCTACCGCTTCGACCTGAGCAGCAGCCGCGGCGAGGCGCAGGCGGCGGGGCCGGGCGGGGTCTGCGTGTCCCGATACCACTGCCTGGCCAAGCAGTGGAGCCCGTGCGCCGCGCCCCTGCGCCCCCCCGGAGCCCCCACTGGCCTGCAGCCCTTCCGCTGCGCCGCCCTGGATGGCGCCATCTACTGCGTGAGCCGCGCGGGCACCTGGCGCTTCCAGCCCGCCCGGGACGGCGAGGCCGGTGGCGACGCAGGCCAGGGCGGCGGCTTCGAGGCGCTGGGCGCCCCCTTGGACGTCCGGGGCGTGCTCATCCCGTTCGCTCTCAGCCTACCCGAGAGGTCGCCCCGAGGGGAGCAGGGAGCCGCGTAGGCCGGCGGGGTCGGCGGGCGTCTCCGTGGCAGGGGGCTGCGGGGCCCGGGCCCCATCGAGCCCACGGAGGAGGACGCGGGGAGTCGGGGCCGCTAGCCGTGCTGGTGGTGTGGATGCTTCGAAGGAGCCCCGAGGACGCTCTCAGGGCCGCTTCCgctttgctttccttttgcttGTCTTTGCTTCTGGGGGTCTATGCCTTGAGACCCAGGTGGTGTGCGTATGGTCCCTTGACAGACTGGACACGGGACACAGAGAAGGCTGTGGGATCCAAAGGGTCATCCTCAGGGCACAGTGTGGGGTCCTGAGGCAGCCTGCAGCCGGCCCCGGGGTGTCCCGAACCCCGCAGAGCACCGAGGCTGTGTGCAGAAGCCTGGGACGCAGAAGTAGGTCGCCGCGAACTATCAGGGGAAGCACGCAGAGAGGGTCAcgctttttatttttggcttgagatttaaaattataactgaTAAGTAAAGCTCTTTCTAATTTAGTTGAAAATTTCGTACCATGTGCTTGCTTTGGTTGGCTCAACTCCAAAAAGAGTAATTTAATAAGCATTAAAGGTAAAATCTTTGATTACCAGTAAGGTTTCTTGTCCAATATGCATTGGAAGTATTTCTTTCCCCCACACCATTGCTACTCAAACGCACGTGCCTAGAGCAGCTCCGGCACACTGTTGGACCAACGGGGCtttcatattttcagtttaaGGGATGTTAACTGATGTAGTGATGATTtaccattatttaaattttaagtctTTAGTGGCTAAATGTTACCAAACAGCACATCATAAGTAAGAAAAACCGGGGTGCTTGTCTAAAAAGCAATCTTTGATAGCCCACTCTGTATCCCCAGCCGCTTTCATATTCTGGAACAAGATAAAATATTATTCCTAAAAAACGGGgaaaatcattttgttttgaCAGTTCTATCAAAAAAAAGTGTAGGCACATTTTGAACCCACTGTTTATGATGTTTTAAATATGGATCGTGTAGTTCTGATAAGGGAGATTAATTTTTACAATCATTATTCTAAGAAAGTGTGGCCGAGTGACAGTGGGCATAGTAAGGTTTATAACAAGGAAGTGACATGCTTATCACCATAGATTAGCAAGTAAACTGCATGTACTTAATCGTATTGAATTAAATTCCAAAATACCCTGATAGAATTAACATGAGGCTCACTGCGTTGACAGGGTATGAGGATTTAAAACAAATCGTTTGGGTAGTTTCTCATTTGtgttaacattttacttttcaaGTGTGTATACAGAGGACTTACTATTATGAGTTTGAGGATGAGATTCATGCTCACAAATAGAGGCAAACATTTGAACTCCGAATCCAACCCATTCTCTTACtgtaaaagtaaatgaaagttACTGGAACGTA of Macaca fascicularis isolate 582-1 chromosome 8, T2T-MFA8v1.1 contains these proteins:
- the KBTBD11 gene encoding kelch repeat and BTB domain-containing protein 11, which produces MEHAVAPCVLYPGTEPGAAGKGESEGAASPAQTPCSLSASLCFSSGEESPPQSLASAAEGAATSPPSSGGPRVVERQWEAGSAGAASPEELASPEERACPEEPAAASPEPRVWLEDPASPEEPGEPAPVPPGFGAVYGEPDLVLEVSGRRLRAHKAVLAARSDYFRARASRDVLRVQGVSLAALRLLLADAYSGRMAGVRPDNVAEVVAGARRLQLPGAAQRATDAVGPQLSLANCYEVLSAAKRQRLNELRDAAYCFMSDHYLEVLREPAVFGRLSGAERDLLLRRRLRAGRAHLLAAALGPAGERAGSRPQSPSGDADARGDAAVYCFHEAAGEWRELTRLPEGAPARGCGLCVLYNYLFVAGGVAPAGPDGRARPSDQVFCYNPATDTWSAVRPLRQARSQLRLLALDGHLYAVGGECLLSVERYDPRADRWAPVAPLPRGAFAVAHEATTCHGEIYVSGGSLFYRLLKYDPRRDEWQECPCSSSRERSADMVALDGFIYRFDLSSSRGEAQAAGPGGVCVSRYHCLAKQWSPCAAPLRPPGAPTGLQPFRCAALDGAIYCVSRAGTWRFQPARDGEAGGDAGQGGGFEALGAPLDVRGVLIPFALSLPERSPRGEQGAA